ACCGGTTACGCCGGGCCTGCTCAGGAGATCATCTTCAGCGGCTGCCTTAATCCGTCTCACGCGTTCTATATCTTGAGCCATGAGGTCTCCTTTGGGATAGTGTTTTGAGCTGTCGCAGTACGATCGTACCGCGAGCCACTGAGGCAGGCTGTTTGTGCGGCGAGCGGTTGTGACATAACTACGTAGATTCGTGAATGCGAAAATAGGAAGATTTGTTTGACAGACGCTGCACGTCGGACGATTCTTGCGGGCGGGAAAGAGATGCCGCGTCGAGGGCTCGTCCATGAAGAGGGGTGATTGTATCAGTGCTGAATCATTCTTCCGGAGCTATGATGGGAGACGGCCGTCATTCCTGTTTTGATAGCTTGTTCGGTCTGAACAATCCCGGTGAGGTTGTGCGGTTCACCATTTACGTCTCACGCCCGCTGTGACCCCGGATGTCACGGTCATGGTGTAGGCTGTCCGACAGGATGGAAACCGGCACAAGGGAGGCGACGATGCGACAGGTACAGGTGCGGATTGTCGCAATCCTCGGCGGACTACTCTGGCTGGTGTCGATCGAGACCAGCGGGGCGGAGTCAGGGTCCGACGAGAAGTACCAGCGCGACTTTAATATTTTTAATCCCCTCAATCAGTACCAGCCTGCAAATCCGCTCAACCCTATCAATGCCTACGATCCGGCAAACCCATTCAACCCGATCAACCAGTACGATCCCGACAACCCCGCCAATCCCATCAACCAATTCAATCCGAACAATCCGTTCAACCCCATCAATCGGTACCGCCCGGAGAATCCGCTGAACCCCATCAGTGAGTTCAACCCGACCGTGCCGTTTGCGCCGTTGGGGGGAGGGGGGGACGGAAGCGGTAAGGGGGGAGCGAGGGAGTGGAAAGCTTCGGGTGGCTGGCTGAGGTGGCCAACAGGGGCGAAACGAGGCTGCTTATGAAGAATGAGAGAGCCACCCCAGGTGGTGATTTCTTGAGGGGAAACGGGTATTCTGCGGCCGCATTGCCCGTGGTCCGGCCAGCACACCACGCGCCTCACGGAGATTGCTTCTATGACACAGGCTTCATTACTGACCCATGTGACTCAGACTATCATCAATCGCTTTCACCCGAAGCGCATCATGGTGTTCGGTAGCCATGCGCGAGGGGAGGCTGGCCCGGAGAGCGACTTGGATCTCTTTATTGAGATGGAGACGCCTCGTCGGCCTCCTGACCGGGCGATCGAAGTAAGCGAGGCCTTCGGGTTACGTGCATGGCCGATGGATATCGTGGTGTACACGCCGGAAGAAGTGCGGCGCTTACGCCACGTGAAGGGAACGCTGCTGTCGGTCATTGAGAAGGAGGGCAAGGTTCTGTATGAACAGAGCTGAGTCCAACTTCGAAGCCTGGCTGCGCAAGGCCGAACATGATTTGCTAAACATCGAGAATAACCTCGTTGCCAAGGACATTCCCTGGGACACGGTCTGCTTTCACGCACAGCAAGTAGCTGAGAAAGTATTGAAGGCGTTTCTGGTCCATCATGGATACGATCTCTCGAAGACTCACGATTTGGTTGCCCTGCTTGCTCAGTGCGTCGCGTGTGATGAAGGGCTAGCGGTATTGGAGTCTGACTGCCGGAAATTGACCTCTTACGGTGTCGCGGCACGGTATCCGGATGACCTGTTTGAGCCAGAAGAAGCGGATGGTCGCGACGTGGTGGCCGCCGCCCATCGCGTGCGTACAAAAATTCTCCTGCTCCTGCCGAGAAACCGATGAATGTCTGCGAAGGTTCCGAGCCAGTTCCCCATTTTCCCGTCCGATGACTGAAAGATCATTGCCCTCTCACGGCTAATCTACAGCCAGCTTTTGCTATCCCAACTCACGACGCATTACTTCTAGATTCCCCTGCCTCCGATCCGAATAGTGCCTGTACCCTTTTATCTCTCACGTTTCACATCTCACACCCCATTGTGACCCCGGATGTCACGGTCATGGTGTAGGCTGTCCGACAGGATGGAAACCGGCACAAGGGAGGCGACGATGCGACAGGTACAGGTGCGGATTGTCGCAATCCTCGGAGGACTGCTCTGGCTGGCGTCGATCGAGACCAGCCAGGTGGAGCAAGGGTTCGATGAGAAGTACCGGCACGACTTTAACATCTTCAATCCCCTCAATCAGTACTAGTCTTGACTATATGTCAGATATGACATATGATCCTGTCGCCGAACGAATCGTCGGTGTCTGACTGATGGGCAGGATGGACAAACCTCTTATCTGGATTCGGAGCGAAGTCAAGACGCCGCCTTTTTCCCAAGCTGCGCGACTTGAAGCGGGATATCTGTTGAGGTTATTGCAGGAGGGCGAATCCCTTGGACTTCCGCATTCACGGCCCATCCCTGTCATTGGAACAGGATGCCATGAGTTACGGATCACCGATGAGGGCGGCACGTTTCGTATTATATACAGAGCAGATGCTGATGCTGTCGTCATTCTCGATGTGTTTAAGAAGAAGACTCAACAGACACCTCAATCGGTCATTGAAACCTGCCGACGACGACTTCAAGAGTATGACCGAATGATGGGATCGTAGGAGGGACACCACGATGAAGAACGCCAAACGAGCCAAGCTGGAAGCGGCCGGATGGACCATCGGGTCGGTGAAAGAGTTCCTGGACCTGTCAGACGCGGATGCGGCGCTCATCGACATGAAGCTGGCCCTCAGCCGGAGCCTGCGGGACCGACGAAATAAACAGGGCTTGTCACAGGTCCAGCTCGCTGAACGCCTCCGATCCAGCCAATCGCGCGTGGCTAAAATGGAAGCGGGCGATCCGTCCGTGTCCATGGATCTCCTGGTCAGTTCACTCCTGCTTCTCGGGGCGAGCTCCAGCGATCTGGCCAACACTATTCGGGGCGAAGGGCGCAGTAAGAAGGGGCGGGCAGCGTAATGCTTTGTTCCGACGGGTCGCCCTGTTGGAGCAAGGTTCTGAGGAAGGTATCGAGCATCACTGCGCTGGAGGATCATCAGCTGCGACTCATTACACAATCCTCAACACGTCCAGATCCCTCCGCTCCCAGTCCGAACTGTATCTGTAGCCTTTTACGTCTCACGTTTCACATCTCACGTCCCATTGTGACCCCGGATGTCACGGTCATGGTGTAGGCTGTCCGACAGGATGGAAACCGGCACAAGGGAGGCGGCCATGCGACAGGCTCAGGTGCGGATTGTCGCAATCCTCGGCGGACTACTCTGGCTGGCGTCGATGGGGAATGGCCGGGCGGAGCAGGGGTTCGATGAGAAGTACCAGCGTGACTTTAACATCTTCAATCCCCTCAACCAGTACCAGCCCGGCAACCCGCTTAATTCCATCAATGCCTACGATCCGGCAAACCCGTTTAATCCGATCAACCAATTCGATCCCGGCAACCCCGCCAATCCCATCAACCAATTCAATCCGAACAATCCGTTCAACCCCATCAATCGGTACCGCCCGGAGAATTCGCTGAACCCCATCAATGAGTTCAATCCCACTGTGCCGTTTGCGCCGTTGGGTGGCGGGGCGAGACCGAAGCGGTAAGGGGGAGCGGGGGAGTGAGAGCGACAATCCCCCAGGCCCCTAGGCAAAAGCCTGCTGGTTTTTCACGTAAAAACGCGGGTGAATAAAAAGTAGGAAACGGGTATTCTGCGCGGCAACCAAATGCCACCACTCGATAAGACATCCCTCAGCGAACGCGATATCTGCACGAAATTCATCACGCCCGCTTTGCAGGAAGCCGGGTGGGATCTCCTGTCGCAAATCCGAGAGCAGGTCTATTTCACGAAAGGGCGAATCATCGTTCGCGGGAAGCTCGTGACCCGTGGCAAGGCCAAGTTCGCCGACTACATCCTCTACTACAAGCTGAACATCCCCATCGCCCTCATCGAGGCGAAGGACAACAGCTATCCAGTCGGCGGTGGTATGCAGCAGGGGCTGGAGTATGCAGCGACGTTGGATATTCCCTTTGTCTTTTCATCGAACGGTGACGCCTTTGTCTTCCATGATCGAACAGGCCAGTGCGAGAAACGAGAAGTCGAACTCTCCTTGAAGGCGTTTCCCACACCTGATGCCCTCTGGCAAAAGTATCGTGCTTGGAAAGGCCTTGCGCCGGCTCAGGAAGAGATCGTTCTTCAAAACTACCATGACGACGCGAGCGGTAAGGAACCGCGTTATTACCAGCGTATTGCCATTAACAAGACTATCGAGGCAATTGCCAAAGGGCAGAATCGTTTGCTCCTGGTGATGGCTACCGGAACCGGCAAGACTTACACCGCCTTTCAGATCATCTGGCGCCTGTGGAAAGCCAAACGGAAGAAACGCATTCTCTACCTCGCCGATCGCAATGTCCTGATCGATCAAACCATGGTCAACGACTTCCGGCCCTTTGGAAAAACGATGGCCAAGCTCAGCACGAGTTCCAAGACCATCGAGCGCGAGGATGGCACCGAAATCGATCTGCCGACCGCCATGGACAAGAAGCATCGGCGCATCGACACCTCCTACGAGATGTATCTTGGCCTCTATCAGGCCATCACCGGACCGGAGGAACGGCAGAAACTCTTCAGGGAACTCTCACCGGACTTCTTCGACCTCATCGTGATCGACGAGTGCCACCGGGGGAGCGCAGCAGAGGATTCCGCCTGGCGCGAGATCCTCGATTACTTTTCCAGCGCTACTCAGATCGGTCTCACGGCCACGCCGAAAGAAACGGAGTACGTCTCGAACATCCACTACTTCGGCAAGCCCGTCTATACCTATTCGCTCAAGGAGGGAATTGGAGACGGGTTTCTGGCTCCGTACAAAGTGGTTAAGGTTCACCTGGATGTGGACGTGGAAGGCTATCGTCCCGCGCCGGGAGAAACCGATAAGTATGGGCAGGAGATCGAAGATCGTATCTACAACCAGAAGGACTACGACCGCAACCTGGTGATTGATAGGCGCACCCAGCGCG
Above is a genomic segment from Nitrospira defluvii containing:
- a CDS encoding nucleotidyltransferase domain-containing protein, coding for MTQASLLTHVTQTIINRFHPKRIMVFGSHARGEAGPESDLDLFIEMETPRRPPDRAIEVSEAFGLRAWPMDIVVYTPEEVRRLRHVKGTLLSVIEKEGKVLYEQS
- a CDS encoding HEPN domain-containing protein, whose product is MNRAESNFEAWLRKAEHDLLNIENNLVAKDIPWDTVCFHAQQVAEKVLKAFLVHHGYDLSKTHDLVALLAQCVACDEGLAVLESDCRKLTSYGVAARYPDDLFEPEEADGRDVVAAAHRVRTKILLLLPRNR
- a CDS encoding type II toxin-antitoxin system RelE/ParE family toxin, with the protein product MGRMDKPLIWIRSEVKTPPFSQAARLEAGYLLRLLQEGESLGLPHSRPIPVIGTGCHELRITDEGGTFRIIYRADADAVVILDVFKKKTQQTPQSVIETCRRRLQEYDRMMGS
- a CDS encoding helix-turn-helix transcriptional regulator — translated: MKNAKRAKLEAAGWTIGSVKEFLDLSDADAALIDMKLALSRSLRDRRNKQGLSQVQLAERLRSSQSRVAKMEAGDPSVSMDLLVSSLLLLGASSSDLANTIRGEGRSKKGRAA
- the hsdR gene encoding EcoAI/FtnUII family type I restriction enzme subunit R, whose product is MPPLDKTSLSERDICTKFITPALQEAGWDLLSQIREQVYFTKGRIIVRGKLVTRGKAKFADYILYYKLNIPIALIEAKDNSYPVGGGMQQGLEYAATLDIPFVFSSNGDAFVFHDRTGQCEKREVELSLKAFPTPDALWQKYRAWKGLAPAQEEIVLQNYHDDASGKEPRYYQRIAINKTIEAIAKGQNRLLLVMATGTGKTYTAFQIIWRLWKAKRKKRILYLADRNVLIDQTMVNDFRPFGKTMAKLSTSSKTIEREDGTEIDLPTAMDKKHRRIDTSYEMYLGLYQAITGPEERQKLFRELSPDFFDLIVIDECHRGSAAEDSAWREILDYFSSATQIGLTATPKETEYVSNIHYFGKPVYTYSLKEGIGDGFLAPYKVVKVHLDVDVEGYRPAPGETDKYGQEIEDRIYNQKDYDRNLVIDRRTQRVARKVSEFLKESGDRFQKTIVFCVDVEHAARMRQALINENQDLVQRNERYVMRITGDDDAGTAQLGNFIDPEATYPVIVTTSRLLSTGVDAQTCRLIVLDREVGSMTEFKQIVGRGTRVHEDTKKYYFTLIDFRKATNHFADPDFDGEPVQIYEPGENDPVAPPDDVPPIVDGEGPIPPKPSEDERILVDPTPPDITIPPDDSQPRKYYIHGHEASVIAERVEYLDEYGKLVTETLRDYSKQTLRKQYASLDAFLKRWNSAERKQAIIEELESEGILLEPLADEVGQDLDPFDLICHVAFDQPPLTRRERVEQVRKRDVFTKYGKQARAVLEALLQKYQDEGVTNLDDPQILRVPPLDAMGTPLELLKTFGGRPGFERAVHELQSVLYQGAA